Proteins encoded within one genomic window of Bradyrhizobium sp. AZCC 1719:
- a CDS encoding pyruvate dehydrogenase complex dihydrolipoamide acetyltransferase, whose translation MPINILMPALSPTMEKGNLAKWLKKEGDKVKSGDVIAEIETDKATMEVEAVDEGTIARILVPEGTQDVPVNDVIAVLAGDDEDVKTAGAAPAPKPAEAPKEAPKEASKEAPKPAAAAPAPAPAPQAAAAKGNGQARIFSSPLARRLAKDAGIDLSRINGSGPHGRVVARDVEDAKSGKGLKAPAAAPAAGPSIAPSMSDKQILALFEEGSYEIVPHDGMRRTIAQRLTASVQTVPVFYLTMDCDIGKLLVAREEINAAAPKDKEKKPLYKLSVNDFVIKAMAVALQKIPNCNVSWTEGGMLKHKHSDIGVAVAMPGGLITPIIRKAETKTLSTISSEMKDFATRARARKLKPEEYQGGTTAVSNLGMYGINHFTAVINPPHATILAVGTSEERPVVRAGKIEIAQMMSVTLSCDHRAIDGALGAELIGAFKQLIENPVMMMV comes from the coding sequence ATGCCGATCAACATTTTGATGCCCGCACTGTCGCCCACGATGGAAAAGGGCAACCTTGCCAAGTGGCTCAAGAAAGAGGGCGACAAGGTCAAGTCCGGCGACGTGATCGCCGAGATCGAGACCGACAAGGCGACGATGGAAGTCGAGGCGGTCGACGAGGGCACGATTGCCAGGATTCTGGTGCCGGAGGGTACGCAGGACGTCCCCGTCAACGACGTGATCGCGGTGTTGGCCGGCGACGACGAGGATGTGAAGACGGCAGGCGCCGCGCCCGCGCCGAAGCCTGCTGAAGCGCCCAAGGAGGCACCCAAAGAAGCGTCCAAGGAAGCGCCGAAGCCTGCTGCCGCGGCACCGGCGCCAGCTCCCGCGCCTCAGGCGGCGGCTGCCAAGGGTAACGGCCAGGCCCGCATCTTCTCGTCGCCGCTCGCGCGCCGTCTGGCCAAGGATGCGGGTATTGATCTTTCGCGCATCAACGGCTCGGGCCCGCATGGCCGTGTTGTTGCGCGCGACGTCGAGGATGCGAAATCCGGCAAGGGCCTGAAAGCCCCGGCCGCAGCACCCGCGGCGGGCCCGAGCATCGCGCCGTCGATGTCCGACAAGCAGATTTTGGCGCTGTTCGAGGAGGGCTCCTACGAGATCGTGCCGCATGACGGCATGCGCCGCACCATCGCGCAACGGCTCACCGCCTCGGTGCAGACCGTGCCGGTGTTCTACCTGACGATGGACTGCGACATCGGCAAGCTGCTGGTCGCGCGCGAGGAAATCAACGCCGCAGCTCCCAAGGACAAGGAGAAGAAGCCGCTCTACAAGCTCTCGGTCAACGACTTCGTCATCAAGGCGATGGCGGTCGCGCTGCAGAAGATTCCGAACTGCAACGTGAGCTGGACCGAAGGCGGCATGCTCAAGCACAAGCATTCCGACATCGGCGTGGCCGTGGCCATGCCCGGCGGCCTGATCACGCCGATCATCCGCAAAGCCGAGACCAAGACACTCTCCACGATTTCGTCCGAAATGAAAGACTTTGCCACGCGCGCGCGGGCGCGCAAGCTGAAGCCGGAAGAATACCAGGGCGGCACCACGGCGGTATCCAACCTCGGCATGTACGGCATCAACCACTTCACTGCCGTGATCAATCCGCCGCACGCGACGATCCTTGCGGTCGGTACCAGCGAGGAGCGTCCCGTGGTGCGCGCCGGCAAGATCGAGATCGCGCAGATGATGAGCGTGACGCTGTCCTGTGATCACCGGGCGATCGACGGCGCGCTCGGCGCCGAGCTGATCGGCGCCTTCAAGCAGTTGATCGAGAACCCCGTCATGATGATGGTGTGA
- a CDS encoding calcium-binding protein, with the protein MARFNLNRFFDDGRLDDFLARFTGGSADHDHLNGTTGNNVLYSGAKADSVAGMAGNDTLNAGSGDDKVWGGSGNDNLSGGSGADLLVGGFGADRMNGGTGNDTLLSRSDAGEMVAAQDGTTQIFAEETAAFKAVNDTLTGGAGGDTFRFEGMVNAKDEIVAKHVNDDGTIDWVGVTGENGATHDHWVDGFGNDVIRDFNRAQGDKIEISAHTAEVKSIEHKDSNGDGRNDYSVITVISQQGNAGAHDEDLLGTITVYGNLVKQSDIAVTQTVYGAYEKVGELGGAHFDIEDDGVLAGGGTDGGHHNEMTAMANVATYA; encoded by the coding sequence ATGGCACGCTTCAATCTGAACAGGTTCTTCGACGACGGCCGTCTCGATGATTTTTTAGCCCGGTTTACGGGCGGCAGCGCCGACCATGATCATCTGAACGGCACGACGGGCAACAACGTCTTGTACTCCGGTGCCAAGGCGGACTCGGTCGCCGGCATGGCCGGTAACGACACGCTCAACGCCGGCTCCGGCGACGACAAGGTGTGGGGCGGCTCGGGCAACGACAATCTCTCGGGCGGCTCCGGCGCCGACCTTCTCGTCGGCGGCTTCGGTGCCGACCGGATGAATGGCGGGACCGGCAACGACACGTTGCTCAGCCGGTCGGACGCCGGTGAGATGGTCGCGGCCCAGGACGGCACGACCCAGATCTTCGCGGAAGAAACCGCGGCGTTCAAGGCAGTCAACGACACCCTCACCGGCGGCGCCGGCGGCGACACCTTCCGCTTCGAAGGCATGGTGAACGCCAAGGACGAGATCGTCGCCAAGCATGTCAACGACGACGGCACCATCGACTGGGTCGGCGTCACCGGCGAGAACGGCGCCACGCATGATCACTGGGTCGACGGCTTCGGCAATGACGTGATCCGGGACTTCAACCGCGCCCAGGGCGACAAAATCGAAATCTCGGCGCACACCGCCGAGGTCAAGTCGATCGAGCACAAGGACAGCAACGGCGACGGCAGGAACGACTACAGCGTGATCACCGTCATCAGCCAGCAGGGCAATGCCGGCGCGCATGACGAGGATCTGCTCGGCACCATCACCGTCTACGGCAACCTGGTGAAGCAGAGCGATATCGCCGTTACCCAAACCGTGTATGGCGCCTACGAGAAGGTTGGCGAACTCGGCGGCGCGCACTTCGATATCGAAGACGATGGCGTGCTGGCCGGTGGCGGCACCGACGGCGGCCACCACAATGAAATGACGGCGATGGCAAACGTGGCTACCTACGCCTAA
- a CDS encoding tripartite tricarboxylate transporter substrate binding protein BugD codes for MRRLVLAVLATLALVSPAAAQSFPSRPLTIIVPFSAGGPSDAMARILAERMKVTLGEQVLVENVTGAAGTVGVGRAVRSPPDGYTISFGHLGTHVANGAIYKLGYDLTTDLEPVALLPSNPMIIVSKKAVPATSLKEFVAWLKTQPTPATAGTAGAGSGSHIAGVYFENVTGIKLQYVPYRGTGPAMNDLVAGQIDMIVDQTSNSIGQVRAGNIRAYAITDSKRVESASDIPTVDEAGLPGFHMTLWSGLWVPKGTPKDVIAKLNAAAVEALNDPAVRKQLENLGLQMPPKDKLTPEALGAWQKAEIAKWWPMIKAANVKVD; via the coding sequence ATGCGAAGGTTGGTTCTTGCGGTACTTGCAACGCTCGCTCTCGTCAGTCCCGCCGCAGCGCAGAGCTTTCCCTCGCGTCCCCTCACCATCATCGTGCCGTTCTCCGCCGGCGGTCCGTCGGATGCGATGGCGCGGATTCTCGCCGAGCGCATGAAGGTTACGCTCGGCGAGCAGGTGCTGGTCGAGAACGTGACGGGAGCGGCCGGTACGGTCGGCGTCGGCCGGGCGGTGCGTTCGCCGCCTGACGGCTACACGATCAGCTTCGGCCATCTCGGCACCCACGTCGCCAATGGCGCGATCTACAAGCTCGGCTACGACCTCACAACCGACCTTGAACCGGTCGCGCTGCTGCCGAGCAATCCGATGATCATCGTCAGCAAGAAGGCGGTGCCCGCAACCTCACTGAAGGAATTTGTGGCGTGGCTGAAGACGCAGCCGACGCCGGCGACCGCGGGCACGGCAGGCGCTGGCTCCGGCAGCCATATCGCCGGGGTCTATTTCGAGAACGTCACCGGCATCAAGCTGCAATATGTGCCCTATCGCGGCACCGGCCCCGCGATGAACGATCTCGTTGCCGGCCAGATCGACATGATCGTCGACCAGACCTCGAACTCGATCGGGCAGGTTCGTGCCGGCAACATCCGCGCCTATGCCATTACCGATAGCAAGCGCGTGGAATCCGCGTCCGACATCCCGACCGTGGATGAGGCGGGGCTGCCTGGATTTCACATGACGCTGTGGTCCGGCCTCTGGGTTCCAAAGGGCACGCCGAAGGACGTGATCGCAAAGCTGAATGCGGCGGCGGTGGAGGCGCTGAACGACCCGGCGGTGCGCAAGCAGCTTGAAAACCTCGGCCTGCAAATGCCGCCCAAGGACAAGCTCACGCCCGAAGCGCTCGGCGCCTGGCAAAAGGCCGAGATCGCAAAATGGTGGCCGATGATCAAGGCCGCCAACGTCAAGGTGGATTAG
- a CDS encoding threonine synthase, producing MKDNDNLTIERPTFVTHLECAMEGDRYEADQIHNLSKAGKPLLVRYDLAGVKKALTKEALAQRPADMWRYRELLPVRKVTDIVSLGEVTTPLIRLPKLAKKLGGGEIIVKDEGRLPTGSFKARGLVMAVSMGKALGIKHMAMPTNGNAGAALAAYATSCGIKTTIFCPADTPEVNVSEIELQGATVYRVNGLIDDCGKIVGEGKAKAGWFDTSTLKEPYRIEGKKTMGLELAEQLGWEMPDVIFYPTGGGTGLIGMWKAFAELEAIGFIGAKRPRMVAVQASGCAPMVRAFENGTEHAPRWEDAHTIASGIRVPQAVGDFLILRAVRESKGFAIAVPDEKISAALNEVAREEGLLLCPEGAATYAAYQQSLADGRVTKNDRVMLFNCATGLKYPLPPVTRTLDRHQPIDYAKL from the coding sequence GTGAAAGACAACGACAATCTGACCATTGAACGCCCGACGTTTGTGACCCATCTCGAATGCGCGATGGAAGGCGATCGGTACGAGGCCGACCAGATCCACAACCTCTCCAAGGCCGGCAAGCCGCTACTGGTGCGCTACGACCTCGCTGGCGTGAAGAAGGCGCTGACCAAGGAAGCCCTCGCGCAGCGCCCAGCCGACATGTGGCGCTATCGCGAGTTGCTGCCGGTGCGTAAGGTCACGGACATCGTCAGCCTCGGCGAAGTGACGACGCCGCTGATCCGGCTGCCGAAGCTTGCGAAAAAACTCGGCGGTGGCGAGATCATCGTGAAGGACGAGGGCCGTTTGCCGACCGGCTCGTTCAAGGCTAGAGGCCTGGTCATGGCGGTGTCGATGGGCAAGGCGCTCGGCATCAAGCACATGGCGATGCCGACCAACGGCAATGCGGGCGCGGCGCTCGCGGCCTACGCGACCTCCTGCGGCATCAAGACCACGATCTTCTGCCCGGCCGACACGCCGGAGGTGAACGTCAGCGAGATCGAGCTGCAGGGCGCCACCGTCTATCGCGTCAACGGTCTGATCGACGATTGCGGCAAGATCGTCGGCGAGGGGAAGGCAAAAGCCGGCTGGTTCGATACCTCGACGCTGAAGGAGCCTTACCGGATCGAAGGCAAGAAGACGATGGGCCTCGAGCTCGCCGAACAGCTCGGCTGGGAGATGCCCGACGTGATCTTCTATCCGACCGGTGGCGGCACCGGCCTGATCGGGATGTGGAAGGCGTTCGCCGAACTGGAAGCCATCGGCTTCATCGGCGCGAAGCGGCCACGGATGGTGGCGGTACAGGCGTCCGGCTGCGCGCCGATGGTGCGCGCCTTCGAGAACGGCACCGAGCATGCTCCGCGGTGGGAGGATGCCCATACCATTGCCTCCGGCATCCGCGTGCCGCAGGCGGTCGGAGATTTTCTGATCCTGCGCGCGGTCCGCGAGAGCAAGGGATTTGCGATCGCGGTCCCGGACGAGAAGATTTCCGCTGCGCTCAACGAAGTGGCGCGCGAGGAGGGCCTGCTGTTGTGTCCGGAAGGGGCGGCGACGTATGCTGCCTATCAGCAAAGCCTTGCCGACGGCCGCGTGACGAAGAACGATCGCGTCATGCTGTTCAATTGCGCGACAGGGCTTAAATATCCGCTGCCGCCGGTCACGCGCACGCTCGATCGCCACCAGCCGATCGACTACGCCAAGCTGTAG
- a CDS encoding hemolysin family protein produces MLYLDLGIVAILIVLNGLLAMSELAIVSSRPSRLAGLVQKRVKGARRALALASDPGKFLSTVQIGITLIGVLSGAFSGATLGLRLGYWLMEAGLSPGIAEPVGVGVVVAVITYASLIVGELVPKQIALRDPEAVAAKVAPAMMLLAKVSHPLVWLLNRSGKSLLWLLGHREQADDRVSEDEIRTLVAEAENAGVLEPGEKEWIAGVMRLGDLAVGAVMTPRHEVDSINLEDSNDQIFADLLESEHSHLVVFDGNHEGAVGIVSAKDLLDVYLAGNIPKVRDLVREAPIMPEALDARDVVTLLRGAPVHVGLVHDEYGVFQGVVTSADILEAIVGSFNTKDGPAEPAAVRRDDGSYLISGWMSAVEAAHLLGITLPASRPYQTFAGFLLQEFGKIPNVGDRIEDEGWRFEVADLDGRRIDKVLASRLEPA; encoded by the coding sequence GTGTTATACCTAGACCTCGGGATCGTCGCGATCCTGATTGTTCTCAACGGCCTACTCGCAATGTCGGAGTTGGCCATTGTATCGTCGCGTCCGTCGAGGCTGGCCGGCCTCGTCCAGAAGCGTGTCAAAGGGGCCCGCCGCGCCCTTGCGCTGGCGTCTGATCCCGGCAAATTTCTGTCGACGGTTCAAATCGGCATTACGCTGATTGGCGTGTTGTCCGGCGCTTTCTCAGGCGCGACGTTAGGGTTGCGTCTTGGATACTGGCTGATGGAGGCCGGCCTGTCGCCCGGCATCGCAGAGCCGGTCGGCGTTGGCGTTGTCGTGGCCGTCATCACCTATGCGTCACTGATTGTCGGCGAGCTTGTTCCGAAGCAGATTGCGCTTCGCGATCCCGAGGCTGTGGCAGCCAAGGTTGCGCCTGCGATGATGTTGCTGGCCAAGGTTTCGCATCCGCTGGTGTGGCTCCTTAATCGGTCCGGCAAGAGCCTGCTTTGGCTGCTGGGTCATCGAGAACAAGCAGACGACAGAGTCAGCGAGGATGAAATTCGAACGCTTGTCGCCGAGGCAGAAAATGCCGGAGTGCTAGAACCGGGCGAGAAGGAATGGATCGCCGGGGTGATGCGGCTCGGCGATCTGGCCGTAGGGGCGGTAATGACCCCACGTCACGAAGTAGACTCTATCAACTTGGAAGATAGTAACGACCAAATTTTCGCTGACCTCTTGGAGAGCGAACACTCCCATCTCGTCGTCTTTGATGGCAATCACGAAGGCGCGGTAGGCATCGTGAGTGCAAAAGATTTGCTTGACGTGTACCTGGCGGGCAATATCCCCAAAGTCCGAGATCTGGTTCGCGAAGCACCCATAATGCCGGAAGCGCTCGATGCTCGAGATGTGGTTACGCTCTTGCGCGGTGCACCTGTTCACGTGGGACTGGTGCATGACGAATATGGCGTTTTCCAAGGTGTCGTGACCAGCGCTGACATCCTCGAAGCGATTGTCGGCTCCTTCAATACCAAAGACGGGCCGGCCGAGCCTGCTGCCGTAAGGCGTGACGACGGATCGTATTTAATCTCCGGTTGGATGTCGGCGGTTGAGGCTGCACATTTGCTCGGGATTACCCTTCCTGCATCGCGGCCCTATCAGACGTTTGCCGGCTTTCTGCTTCAGGAGTTTGGCAAGATTCCCAACGTGGGTGATAGAATTGAAGATGAGGGATGGCGATTTGAGGTCGCCGATCTGGACGGCAGGCGGATTGACAAGGTGTTGGCCAGTCGACTTGAACCGGCATAA
- the lpdA gene encoding dihydrolipoyl dehydrogenase, which produces MADNSFDVIIIGSGPGGYVTAIRSAQLGFKTAIIEKSYLGGICLNWGCIPTKALLRSAEIFHYMQHAKDYGLSAEKISFDPKAVVQRSRGVSKRLNDGVGFLMKKNKVTVIWGDASIDAPGKVTVKKSAVEAPKGALGEGAYQAKHIILATGARPRVLPGLEPDKKLVWTYFEAMVPERMPKSLLVVGSGAIGIEFASFFHTMGADVTVVEVLPQILPVEDAEIAGLARKRFEKQGIKILSNTKVTKLEKKADSVVATIDDGKKPQTVEFERVISAVGVVGNVEGLGLEKLGVKTDRGVVVIDGYGKTNVPGIYAIGDVAGPPMLAHKAEHEGVVCIEAIKGLHPHAMDKNLIPGCTYCHPQIASVGLTEAKAKENGREIRVGRFPFVGNGKAIALGEDQGLVKVIFDKKTGQLLGAHMIGAEVTELIQGYVVAMNLETTEEELMHTIFPHPTLSEMMKEAVLDAYGRVLNI; this is translated from the coding sequence ATGGCCGACAATTCCTTCGACGTCATCATCATCGGCTCCGGCCCCGGCGGCTACGTCACCGCGATCCGCTCGGCCCAGCTCGGATTCAAGACCGCGATCATCGAAAAATCCTATCTCGGCGGCATCTGCCTGAACTGGGGCTGCATCCCGACCAAGGCGCTGTTACGCTCGGCCGAGATCTTTCACTACATGCAGCACGCCAAGGATTACGGCCTTTCCGCGGAGAAAATATCGTTCGATCCGAAGGCGGTGGTGCAACGCTCGCGCGGCGTCTCGAAGCGGCTGAACGACGGCGTCGGCTTCCTGATGAAGAAGAACAAGGTGACGGTGATCTGGGGTGACGCCTCGATCGACGCCCCGGGTAAGGTCACAGTGAAGAAATCCGCCGTCGAAGCGCCGAAGGGCGCGCTGGGCGAGGGGGCCTATCAGGCCAAGCACATCATCCTCGCCACCGGCGCGCGGCCGCGCGTGCTGCCGGGGCTCGAGCCCGACAAGAAACTGGTCTGGACCTATTTCGAGGCGATGGTGCCGGAGCGCATGCCGAAATCGCTGCTGGTGGTCGGTTCCGGCGCGATCGGCATCGAGTTCGCTTCCTTCTTCCACACCATGGGCGCCGACGTCACCGTGGTAGAGGTGCTGCCGCAGATCCTCCCGGTCGAGGACGCGGAAATCGCTGGCCTCGCGCGAAAACGGTTCGAGAAGCAGGGCATCAAGATTCTCTCAAACACCAAAGTCACGAAGCTCGAGAAGAAGGCCGACAGCGTGGTCGCCACCATCGACGACGGCAAGAAGCCGCAGACCGTCGAGTTCGAGCGGGTGATCTCGGCGGTCGGCGTGGTCGGCAATGTCGAAGGTCTCGGCCTCGAAAAACTCGGCGTCAAGACCGACCGCGGTGTCGTCGTGATCGACGGCTACGGCAAGACCAATGTCCCCGGCATCTACGCCATCGGCGACGTCGCAGGTCCCCCGATGCTCGCCCACAAGGCCGAGCACGAAGGCGTGGTCTGCATCGAGGCCATCAAGGGCCTGCACCCGCACGCGATGGACAAGAACCTCATTCCCGGCTGCACCTATTGCCACCCGCAGATTGCCTCCGTCGGTCTGACCGAGGCCAAGGCCAAAGAAAACGGCCGCGAGATCCGCGTCGGCCGCTTCCCCTTCGTCGGCAACGGCAAGGCGATCGCGCTCGGCGAGGACCAGGGCCTCGTCAAGGTGATCTTCGACAAGAAGACGGGGCAACTGCTCGGCGCCCATATGATCGGCGCGGAGGTGACCGAGTTGATCCAGGGTTACGTGGTCGCCATGAATCTGGAGACCACGGAAGAGGAATTGATGCACACCATATTCCCGCATCCGACGCTGTCCGAGATGATGAAGGAGGCCGTGCTGGATGCCTACGGCCGCGTACTGAATATCTGA
- the ilvD gene encoding dihydroxy-acid dehydratase, with protein sequence MDAKTDINKTDIKKRLPSRHVTEGPERAPHRSYLYAMGLTTQQIHQPFVGVASCWNEAAPCNISLMRQAQAVKKGVAAAGGTPREFCTITVTDGIAMGHDGMRSSLPSRECIADSVELTVRGHAYDALVGLAGCDKSLPGMMMAMVRLNVPSIFIYGGSILPGNFRGQQVTVQDMFEAVGRHSVGDMSDADLDEIERVACPSAGACGAQFTANTMATVSEAIGLALPYSAGAPAPYEIRDAFSAAAGEKILELIAANIRPRDIVTRRSLENAAAVVAASGGSTNAALHLPAIAHECGIKFDLFDVAEIFKKTPYVADLKPGGRYVAKDMFEVGGIPLLMKTLLDNGHLHGDCITVTGRTIAENLKSVKWNPHQDVVRSADNPITVTGGVVGLKGNLAPEGAIVKVAGMSKLKFTGPARCFDREEDAFESVQKKTYKEGEVIVIRYEGPRGGPGMREMLSTTAALTGQGMGGKVALITDGRFSGATRGFCIGHVGPEAAVGGPIALLQNGDIIEIDAEAGTLNVKLTDAELAERKTKWLPRQTNHTSGALWKYAQQVGPAVDGAVTHPGGAHEKQCYADI encoded by the coding sequence ATGGACGCCAAGACCGACATCAACAAGACCGACATCAAGAAGAGGTTACCGAGCCGTCACGTGACGGAGGGGCCGGAGCGTGCCCCTCATCGGTCCTACCTCTACGCGATGGGGCTGACCACCCAGCAGATCCACCAGCCCTTCGTCGGCGTCGCGTCCTGCTGGAATGAAGCCGCACCCTGCAATATCTCGCTGATGCGCCAGGCGCAGGCGGTCAAGAAGGGCGTTGCGGCTGCCGGCGGCACCCCGCGCGAATTCTGCACCATCACCGTGACCGATGGCATCGCCATGGGCCATGACGGCATGCGCTCGTCGCTGCCATCCAGGGAGTGCATCGCCGACTCGGTCGAACTGACCGTCCGCGGCCATGCTTATGACGCCCTCGTCGGGCTCGCCGGCTGCGACAAGTCGTTGCCGGGCATGATGATGGCGATGGTCCGGCTCAACGTGCCCTCGATCTTCATCTATGGCGGCTCGATTCTGCCGGGCAATTTCCGTGGCCAGCAGGTCACCGTGCAGGACATGTTCGAGGCGGTAGGCCGACACTCGGTCGGTGATATGTCGGATGCCGATCTCGATGAAATCGAGCGGGTGGCTTGCCCCTCGGCCGGGGCGTGCGGCGCACAATTCACCGCCAACACCATGGCGACCGTGTCAGAGGCGATTGGCCTGGCGTTGCCCTATTCGGCCGGCGCGCCGGCGCCTTACGAGATTCGCGACGCGTTTAGCGCCGCCGCCGGCGAGAAGATTCTGGAGCTGATCGCAGCCAACATCCGCCCGCGCGACATCGTCACCCGCCGCTCGCTGGAAAACGCCGCCGCCGTCGTTGCGGCCTCCGGCGGGTCGACCAATGCCGCGCTGCACCTGCCGGCGATCGCGCATGAATGCGGGATAAAATTTGACTTATTCGACGTCGCCGAAATCTTCAAAAAGACTCCTTATGTCGCGGATTTGAAGCCAGGGGGCCGTTATGTTGCCAAAGACATGTTCGAGGTTGGCGGCATTCCGCTTCTGATGAAGACGCTGCTCGACAATGGCCACCTGCACGGAGATTGCATTACCGTCACGGGCCGTACGATCGCCGAAAACCTCAAGAGCGTGAAATGGAATCCGCACCAGGATGTGGTGCGGTCCGCCGACAACCCGATCACCGTCACGGGAGGCGTTGTCGGGTTGAAGGGTAATCTCGCGCCGGAGGGTGCGATCGTGAAGGTCGCGGGCATGTCGAAGTTGAAATTTACTGGTCCTGCCCGTTGCTTCGACCGCGAGGAAGACGCCTTCGAGTCGGTTCAGAAAAAGACCTACAAAGAGGGCGAGGTCATCGTGATCCGCTACGAGGGGCCGCGCGGCGGTCCCGGCATGCGGGAGATGCTCTCGACCACCGCGGCGCTGACCGGGCAGGGGATGGGCGGCAAGGTCGCCCTGATCACCGACGGCCGGTTCTCTGGCGCCACCCGCGGCTTCTGCATCGGCCATGTCGGACCGGAGGCGGCGGTGGGCGGCCCGATCGCCCTGTTGCAGAATGGTGACATTATCGAGATCGACGCCGAGGCCGGAACCCTTAACGTAAAATTGACCGACGCCGAACTCGCCGAACGTAAAACCAAATGGCTGCCTCGACAGACTAACCATACGTCGGGTGCGCTGTGGAAATATGCCCAACAGGTTGGGCCGGCGGTGGATGGGGCTGTGACCCATCCTGGCGGTGCGCACGAGAAACAGTGTTATGCGGACATCTAG
- a CDS encoding hemolysin family protein: protein MPTDDGSLVNILGILSIIVLVVANGFFVASEFSLVAIRRSRVGQLVAGGRMNARALQRAIARLDYNLAACQLGITISSLALGWIGEPALAHLIEPLLVGPLGSGSTFGAHAIAIAIAFVILTMLHIVLGELAPKSLALQRTEITALLIVRPLVLFGFLFKPAIVCLNGLGNSVLRLAGLRPASEQETIHSPAEIKLLVAETEEAGLLARAQRNVVERIINITSREVSDIMTPRTDIDWTDANDSRDEVLRAVRECRHEHVVVSRGSLDEIVGVIRKQDLLDQALDGEPLDPLAAIQQPLVLPESTPVLHAIERFKAQPARVGVIVDEYGTLQGIVTRTDLLEAIAGDLPDVGEDSEVVEQQDGTFILDGKVAADEVLIRLNIGRRPEGDFHTLAGFAIALLGRIPAIGDQFAWEGWRFRIVDMDGRRISKILASRD from the coding sequence ATGCCCACGGACGATGGCAGCTTGGTCAACATACTTGGAATCCTCTCGATCATCGTACTCGTCGTTGCTAATGGCTTCTTCGTTGCGTCCGAATTTTCCCTCGTTGCGATACGCCGAAGCCGGGTAGGCCAGTTGGTCGCCGGCGGCCGCATGAATGCTCGGGCGCTGCAACGGGCCATTGCTCGGCTCGACTACAATCTTGCGGCGTGCCAGCTTGGCATCACGATTTCGTCGCTGGCGCTGGGCTGGATCGGCGAGCCGGCCCTGGCGCACCTGATCGAGCCACTATTGGTTGGGCCTCTTGGATCCGGCTCGACGTTCGGCGCTCACGCGATTGCCATCGCGATTGCATTCGTCATCCTTACGATGCTTCACATCGTGCTTGGCGAACTTGCGCCCAAGAGCCTCGCGCTGCAGCGGACAGAGATAACCGCGCTCCTGATCGTGCGACCGCTCGTGCTGTTCGGATTCCTGTTCAAGCCAGCCATCGTGTGCTTGAACGGGCTGGGCAACAGCGTTCTCCGCTTGGCCGGATTGAGGCCGGCGAGCGAACAGGAAACAATCCACTCCCCTGCGGAAATAAAGCTCCTGGTAGCCGAAACCGAGGAAGCAGGCTTGCTCGCGCGCGCGCAGCGCAATGTCGTCGAGCGGATCATCAACATCACCAGTCGCGAGGTGAGCGACATCATGACCCCGCGGACGGATATCGATTGGACTGATGCTAACGACAGCCGGGACGAAGTCCTGCGCGCCGTGCGAGAGTGCCGGCACGAGCACGTCGTCGTGAGCCGTGGTAGCCTTGATGAGATCGTCGGCGTCATACGCAAGCAAGATCTGCTTGATCAGGCTCTCGATGGCGAACCACTCGATCCCCTAGCCGCAATTCAGCAGCCTTTGGTTCTCCCCGAATCGACTCCCGTGCTTCACGCTATCGAGAGGTTCAAGGCGCAGCCCGCTCGCGTCGGCGTGATCGTCGACGAATATGGAACGCTTCAGGGCATCGTGACGCGGACCGACCTCCTTGAGGCAATTGCGGGCGATCTGCCCGATGTCGGTGAGGACTCTGAGGTGGTGGAGCAACAGGACGGCACATTCATCTTAGATGGCAAAGTGGCAGCGGACGAAGTTCTGATTCGCCTCAATATCGGTCGCAGGCCGGAAGGCGACTTTCACACGCTTGCAGGATTTGCGATTGCTTTACTCGGCAGAATACCCGCCATTGGCGACCAGTTCGCTTGGGAGGGATGGCGATTCCGGATCGTTGATATGGACGGTCGGCGGATTAGCAAGATTCTTGCATCAAGAGACTGA